From the Candidatus Saccharimonadaceae bacterium ML1 genome, one window contains:
- the rplS gene encoding 50S ribosomal protein L19: MSFALIQKVNDEQKKAQVVDVRSGDTVRVHQKIKEGSKERIQMFEGVVIRTDNKGQHTSRITVRKVASGIGVEKSFLLHSPLVEKVEVVRRAKVRRNFLSYLRQRSGKSARLTAVQFDREAVNAIRDEHAEAEAERLKEEKAKAAAEKKAAEDAKQAELDAKAAEVAARHKEA; encoded by the coding sequence ATGAGTTTTGCACTGATTCAAAAGGTGAACGACGAGCAGAAAAAAGCCCAAGTCGTCGATGTGCGCAGCGGCGATACGGTGCGCGTGCATCAAAAAATTAAAGAAGGCAGCAAAGAGCGCATTCAGATGTTTGAAGGCGTGGTTATCCGTACCGACAACAAAGGACAGCACACGAGCCGTATTACTGTACGCAAGGTTGCGAGCGGTATCGGCGTGGAGAAATCGTTTTTGCTGCATAGTCCGCTGGTCGAAAAAGTTGAGGTTGTGCGCCGCGCAAAGGTTCGCCGCAACTTCCTTAGCTACCTGCGTCAGCGCAGCGGTAAATCGGCTCGCTTGACTGCTGTGCAGTTTGATCGCGAGGCTGTTAATGCAATTCGCGACGAGCACGCCGAAGCCGAGGCGGAACGCCTAAAAGAAGAGAAAGCTAAAGCGGCTGCCGAGAAGAAAGCCGCGGAAGATGCGAAGCAAGCTGAACTTGACGCTAAAGCGGCGGAAGTTGCAGCGCGGCACAAAGAAGCGTAG